One window of the Primulina eburnea isolate SZY01 chromosome 18, ASM2296580v1, whole genome shotgun sequence genome contains the following:
- the LOC140820063 gene encoding chlorophyll a-b binding protein, chloroplastic encodes MSSACASSTIAAVAFSSPSSQKNESVVGATKAAFLGGRRLRVSKVGTAPSEARSVNVSCAAVDPNRPLWFPGSTPPPWLDGSLPGDFGFDPLGLASDPETLKWFVQSEIVHCRWAMLGAAGIFIPEFLTKLGILNTPSWYSAGELDYFTDTTTLFIIELVLIGWAEGRRWADILKPGCVNTDPIFPNNKLTGTDVGYPGGLWFDPLGWGSGSDEKVKELRTKEIKNGRLAMLAVMGAWFQHIYTGTGPIDNLFAHLADPGHATVFAAFTPK; translated from the exons ATGTCCTCTGCTTGTGCATCATCGACCATTGCGGCTGTTGCTTTCTCTTCTCCAAG TTCCCAGAAGAATGAATCAGTTGTGGGAGCGACAAAGGCTGCTTTCTTAGGAGGAAGGAGATTGAGAGTAAGCAAGGTGGGCACTGCTCCATCTGAAGCAAGATCAGTCAATGTATCATGTGCCGCTGTTGATCCAAACAGACCACTGTGGTTCCCAGGAAGCACCCCTCCCCCTTGGCTCGATGGCAG CCTTCCCGGAGACTTCGGTTTCGATCCTCTCGGCCTAG CATCGGACCCGGAGACCTTGAAATGGTTCGTACAATCGGAGATCGTGCATTGCAGATGGGCCATGCTTGGTGCTGCGGGAATCTTCATCCCCGAGTTCCTAACCAAGTTGGGTATCTTGAACACCCCATCATGGTACAGTGCTGGGGAACTAGACTACTTCACTGACACCACAACACTCTTCATAATCGAGTTGGTTCTGATTGGGTGGGCCGAGGGACGGAGATGGGCGGACATACTGAAGCCCGGATGTGTGAACACGGACCCGATCTTCCCCAACAACAAGCTCACAGGAACCGACGTGGGTTACCCGGGTGGCCTGTGGTTCGACCCTCTGGGGTGGGGCAGCGGATCCGATGAAAAAGTGAAGGAATTGAGAACAAAGGAGATCAAGAATGGCAGGTTGGCTATGTTGGCTGTAATGGGAGCCTGGTTCCAGCATATCTACACTGGAACTGGACCCATCGATAACCTCTTCGCTCACCTTGCTGATCCAGGCCACGCCACAGTTTTTGCT GCTTTCACCCCCAAGTAA